The sequence below is a genomic window from Mycobacterium spongiae.
TTGGCAGGGCGCGGGTGGACCGATCGCGCCGGCCCAGCCCGTCTCGCCCCGAGGGTCCGCCGTTGTGCTACCGGGGCACCGGTGTGGGGATGTCGGCCGCAGCTCACCGTCGGCGCCCCGTCTCGCCAGCAACGACGCTGGCGTTGGCGCTGCTTGCCGCGCTGATCACCGTCTGGCTCGGGCTCGTGGCGCATTTCGGGGACCTGGTCAACGGCGGCTCGGCCGATTCGGGTGCTGACATGCCGGACAGACTTGCCGTCGTGCGCGTCGAGGCCGGGGAGTCCCTTCGCGACGTGGCGGCTCGGGTGGCCCCAGACGCGCCGGTTCGCGAGGTAACAAGCCGTATCCGCGAACTCAACGCTCTGCCGTCGACGACGCTGGCCACAGGCCAGACGCTCATTGCGCCGGTGGGCTGACGGTGCTCGCGGGTGGGGTACGAAAACGGCAGTGTGCCAACGTTGCTCGTTGATGCCGGCGCCGGGCGATCATGGATCTCGGCGGCATTGGCCCTGCCAGGCACGACGCAGGTACGCTCGGAGTCGTCTGCGATACCCGGATGTCAGCACGGCGAAGGAGCGGCCATGCACTGTCCGTTCTGCCGGCATCCCGATTCACGCGTGATTGACTCTCGGGAAACCGATGAAGGTCAGGCGATCCGACGGCGTCGGTCCTGCCCGGAGTGCGGGCGACGATTCACCACCGTAGAAACCGCAGTCCTCGCAGTGGTCAAGCGCAGCGGTGTCACGGAGCCTTTCAGCCGGGAAAAAGTGATCAGCGGCGTGCGGCGGGCCTGTCAGGGGTGCCAAGTCGATGACGACGCGTTGAACCTGCTGGCCCAGCAGGTTGAAGATTCCGTGCGTGCGGCCGGATCGCCGGAGGTGCCGAGTCACGAGGTCGGCCTCGCCATCCTCGGGCCGTTGCGCGAACTCGACGAAGTGGCGTACCTGCGGTTCGCGTCGGTATACCGGTCCTTTTCGTCGGCCGACGATTTCGCGCGGGAGATCGAGGCTCTGCGCGCCCACCGCAACGTATCGACACCCAGCTGATGAACCGCGGCGGCCCGGACCTACACCCTGATCTGGCAGCGCTGGCACCGCTATTGGGCACCTGGGCGGGGCGGGGCACGGGTAAGTATCCGACCATCCAACCGTTCGAGTACCTGGAAGAAGTTGTGTTCTCCCATGTGGGTAAGCCGTTCCTGGCCTACACGCAGAAGACCAGGGCTGTCGCCGACGGGAAGCCGCTGCATGCCGAGGCGGGTTATTGTCGTGTTCCCGGACCGGGACGCGTGGAACTCGTTCTCGCCCATCCGAGTGGTATCACCGAAATCGAAGTGGGGACGTACTCGGTGAACGCTGAGGTCATCGAACTGGAGTTGTCCACAAGTTCGACCGGCGGTATCGGACTATCCCCGACCGCCAAAGAAGTGACCGCGCTTGGCCGTCGCATCAGCGTCGAGGGCGACGAGCTCTCGTATAGCGTGCAGATGGGCGCCGTCGGGCAACCGTTGCAGGATCACCTCGCCGCCGTACTGCGCCGACGGTGCTGAACGGCGTCAGTCGACCTGTCGGACACCATCATTGACGACGTGGCCGGCCACGCGAACCCACCCTTCCGGACTCCAGGTCGTTTGGATCAACGAGCCTTTGCCCTGGGTGATAGTGAGATCGCGGCTGAGGTAGTCGGTGATCCGAATGGCCGCGGAACCGGTCGCTTCGTCTTCGGGGACACCCAAGTTAGCGGCGAACATCCGGGCGCGTAGCGCGCCAGCGGTCGGATCTGCCCAGGTCCAGAGGTAGTGCGCGATGTCGTCGGAAAAATCGGCGGGATCGGCGCCGGCGAGGGCGTCGAGTGAGTCGAGGTCGTGGATGGCGAATTCCGGTGCCCATTCGGAGCGGGCGCTGATGCTGGTGAGATCACCCTGGTAGCTCACCTGAACAATGCCGGCGGGTACTTGCAGCGTATTGAGTGGCGTACCGGCTTCCCGCAGCCACCAGGAAGCTCCGACGGTCGGGTGCCCGGCGAAGGGAATCTCGAGGCTCGGTGTGTAGATCGTGGCGTGCGCGGTGGTCGAGCCAGCGGCGGGTAGATCGACGAATATTGTTTCGCTGTAGCCCAATTGGGTTGCCAGTTGCTGCCGGTCTGCGGGTTCGACTTTGCTGGCATCGACCACGCCGAGGGGATTCCCAAAATTACCGTGTGCATCGCTGAAAACCCGGAGCACCGTTACCTCAATAGCCATGGCCCGACTGTACGACCCAGCACCGGGCTCGCACAGCCCCCGGCGTCAGGTAGCGCTGCGTTCGTCGGAACCGATCGCGTTGAGAACGGCAACCCGGGTATCCGCTGAGCCGGTGACGGTCTCTTCGCCGCCCCCTTGCCGCAACAGCGCGCGAAGCGCGGCTTGGTCGTATTCGGACGGGGTGGTGTCATCGATGAACCGTTGGACGACGTCGATGAATCGGGCCGGGTCGTCATGGAACGGGAAGTGCCCGGAACCGTCGAAGATCTCCAGCCGGGACCCTGGCATAGCTGCATGCGCCATGTGAGCGTGACGCACCGGGACCACCACATCCTTTGTTCCCCAAATGATCTGGACCGGAATGGCCTGAGTCAAGTAACAGCGATCCAGCATCGTGACAATCTGTCCGCGCCAGTCGACCACCGCTCGCAAGGTGCGTCCGAACGCCGCTGAGGCTGTCGGTTCTGGTAGGTCGTCCAGTATCCGCAGCACGTTCAGCAGATCCTGTTCCAAGCCGGTGGTTCCGATCATTTTTCCCACGAGCCGCCCTGCCATCTGTACCGCCGGCAGTACCAGGGGCAACCGCAGTAGGGCCATTGCCTCACTGCCCATCGGCAACGACGCCAACCGGAACACGACGTTGACGTCCTTGGTGACCCCGCCCACGGACACGAGGATCAGCCGCTCGACGAGCTGAGGAAACTGGTAGGCGAACTGCATCGCCACCCCGCCGCCGAGCGAATGGCCCACGATGGTCACTCGCTCGATGTCGAGCACACTAAGTAGGTCGCGCATCCCGTTGGCGTAGGCCGCAACAGAGTAGTCAGCGCGGGGCTTGTCGGATTGTCCATGACCAAGGAGATCCGGCGCGATGACGGTGAAACGTTGTGCGAGCTTGGCCTGAATGCCCTTCCAGGTGGTGGAATTGTCGCCGATTCCGTGGATCAGCAGAATCGCTGGCCCGGAGCCGGCGATCCGGAACGCGCGCCGGTACCCGTGGATCGTCTGCCGCTGCAGTGTGGGGGTAGCTACGTCCCGCACCGCGCGAAGGTTTCGCTTTCGCTCGGTCATCTCGCCAACCTCGTCGTCGGGCCGATAGGGGTGTCCTGCAGGGCTAGGCTGGGTCGTCCTCGTCAAACTTCTTTTCTGCCTGCTGAGCCAGGAATCGCTCAAACTCTGCGCCGAGCTCGTCGCCGCTTGGGAGATCCTCGTCGCGCTTGAGTAACGATCTGTTCTCCTGAGCGTCGATGAACGCATCGTACTGGCGCTCGAGCGCAGTCACCACTTGAGCGACTTCTGCGCTTGCCTGGACTTGCTCGTCGATCTTGGCGCCGATCTGTTCCGCCGCCTCTGTCAATGCTGTCAGCGGCAGGTCCAATGATCCGGTCTTGGCGACCTGCTCGAGGAGCGCCTGCGCGGCCGCAGGATAGTCGGTCTGCGTCAGATAGTGCGGGACATGCACGGTGAATCCGACGACCTCGTGACCGTGCTGGGCCATCCGGTACTCCAAGAGATTGGAAGCGCTTCCCGGAACCTGGATTTCGGAGATCCACGGCTGGAAGTCGGCGATGAGGTCCGGGTTGTTGGAGTGTGCCGTCATGGTGATGGGTCGGGTATGCGGAACCGCCATGGGAACGGTGCCGAGGCCGATAGTTTGTCGGACGCCCAAACGCTCGGCTAGCAGCCGCACTGCGGTGATGAAACGCTCCCATTTCAGGTCCGGCTCCATGCCCGCCAGCAGCAGAAAAGGTGTGCCGACGCTGTCGTGCAGGGCATACAGGCTGAGGTCTGGATCGTCGTAGTTGGTGAAGTGATCGATCTTGAATGTCATCACTGGCCGACGCGAGCGATAGTCCAGCAGGTCGTCGATCGCGAACGACGCGACCAGCTCTGGGTCCAAGGCCGCCTTGAGGTGGGCAGCGGCAAGCCGGATCGCGTGACCGGCGTCGGAGAAGCCTTCTAAAGCGTGCACCAGCACCGGACCACGGCCATCCGATGTTGACAACTGAGGTGCTGGGAACTCCAGCTCGTACATGCCGGGTTGTCCCGGCTGGTAGTCCTGCGTCTGGTCCGGCCCGTGATCGTCTGCCATCGGTGTCGCCTCCTCTCGTGTGTCTGGGGGTGCTACCACCAGTGTCCCTCAATGTGGCGGACACCAATCGTTGAATGCGAACCCTACGTGCACTTTTCCTCACAACGCAAAAGAGCCAGGCGGTATTCGATGGTGTCCGGGTTGGCCGATGGCGAATTTGCTGGTCGCCCTAATGGCGCGTATTCGGCCGGACTCATATCCGTCGCTAAAGTCGCCGGTCGGCGCGGCGGCCGCGATGCACATTGCGATGGAGGAGGTTTGCCGTGATGCTTGGTGGCTCGAATCAGCTGCGGAATTGGCTGAGCGCGCGCATCTTGTTCGTCACGTCCAGCGCTGCCACCTTGTAGGCCTCCGAGAATGTCGGATAGTTGAACACCGCGTCGACCAGGTAGTCGACGGTGCCGCCGCACCCCATCACGGCCTGGCCGATGTGCACCATCTCAGTGGCGCTGGTACCGAAGATGTGCGCGCCGAGCAGGGTGCGATCTTCGGTGGATACCAACAGCTTGAGCATTCCGTAGGAATCGCCGGCGATTTGGCCGCGGGCGAGTTCGCGGTACCGGGCCACTCCCACCTCGTAGGGTATCGAGTTTTTGGTCAAGTCCTTTTCGGTAGCTCCGACGTACGATATCTCGGGAATCGAATAGATCCCGATCGGCTGCAGCGCGGTGATGCCCTCGGTCGGTTCGCCGAACGCGTGATAGGCCGCCAGCCGGCCCTGATCCATCGACGTTGCCGCCAGCGCGGGGAATCCGATGACGTCACCGACGGCGTAGATGTGGTCGACCTTGGTCTGGAATTCGTCGTCGACAAAAACCCGTCCGCGGTGGTCGGTCTCCAAACCCGCGTTGTCCAGGTCCAGATGCTCGGTTTGGCCTTCCCGGCCCGCGGAGTACATCACCGTCTCGGCGGGTATCTGCTTGCCGCTCGCCAGGGTAGTGACCGTGCCGGCGGACCCGACGTCCACGGCGGTCACCTCCTCGCCGAACCGGAAAGTGACCGCGAGGTCGCGCAGGTGGAACTTCAACGCTTCGACGATCTCTCTGTCGCAGAAATCCAGCATCGTGTCGCGCTTCTCGATGACCGTCACCTTGGTCCCCAGGGCGGCGAACATCGATGCGTACTCGATCCCGATGACCCCGGCGCCGACCACGGCCATCGACGCCGGGAGTGACTTGAGGTCCAAGATGCCGTCGGAGTCCAGCACCCGCGTTTCGTCGAACTCGACTCCGGATGGCCGCGCCGGTTTGGTGCCGGTGGCGATGATGATGTAGTCACCGGTGACGGTGATTCTCTCGCCCTGGGCGTCTTCTTCGACCAAGACGGTATGCGGGTCGACGAAGCGCGCGTGACCCAGGATCATGTCGATACGGTTGCGCATCAGCTGTGAACGCACCACGTCGACCTGCTTGCCGATGACGTGCTGGGTGCGCGCCAACAGGTCGGCCGGGGTGATCTTGTCCTTGACCCGGTAGCTCGCGCCGTAGAGTTCGCGCTGGCTCAGACCGGTGAGATAGACCACGGCCTCGCGCAGTGTCTTGGACGGGATGGTGCCCGTGTTCACGCAGACGCCGCCGAGCATTCGGCCGCGTTCGACGAGCGCCACGGACTTGCCCAACTTGGCCGCGGCGATGGCGGCTTTTTGGCCGCCGGGCCCGGACCCGATCACGATCAGGTCGTACTCTCGCATCGAACTCATGGGATAGACGATAGAGCCCACAGTCGAGAGTTTGTCCACAGACGCGTGGCTGAGTCATGGTGAGCGAGCTTGGGCTGACGGTGTCGGTCGTCAGCGTTGACATCCATGACGAACCACCGAACTGACTTTGATATCCACCGCCCCGGGGCACTGATTGCCGCGTTACCCGCAGTCTTGGGCTTCGTCCCGGAAAAATCGCTGGTCCTGGTATCGCTGGAGAATGGGGGATTGGGGTCGGTGATGCGCGCCGACCTCTCCGCGAAGCTGAGCGAGCGGGTTGAGCAGCTAGCGGAGCTCGCCGCCGCCTCAGACCCCAAGGCAGCGATCGCCGTCATCGTCGACGCGGACGCGGACGCGGCCTGCTGCCCGCAGTGCAACGAAGAGCAACGGCAGCTATGCGCGGCGCTCAACGCGGCGTTGTCCCGACGCGACATCGTGCTGTGGGCAGCACATGTGGTTGACCGCATCGCCGTTGGCGGTCGTTGGCACTGCGTGGACGGCTGCGGTTCAGGTGGGGTCATCGACGATCCGTCCGCTTCGCCACTGGCGTTGGCCGCGGTGCTGGACGGGCGACGCCTATACCCGCGGCGCGCCGACCTGGAGGCCGTCATCGCGATCGACGAACGGGCGCACAGTGCCGAGCTCGCCGCTGCGATAACTCAACAGTCGGCCGCCCGCCAGATCGCTCACCACGCCGACCCCATCGGCTGCTGCCGGCGGGATGTGGAAGACACCGTGACCGCCGCAGCCCAGCTGGCGGATGGGCAACCGCTCTCTGAGATGGAGCTCGTGAGGCTGGGCTGCGCGGTGAGCGATGCGCAGGTGCGTGACGCGTTGTACGGCCTTGCCATCGGTGAGCGCGCCGCTGAGGCTGAGTCGCTGTGGGCAGTCCTGGCGCGCATGCTGCCCGAGCCCTGGCGAGTGCAGGCGCTGGTATTGCTCGCGTTCAGCGCCTACGCCCGCGGTGACGGGCCACTGGCCGGCGTGTCGCTACAGGCCGCCCTGCGCAGTGATCCGGGCGACCGGATGGCGGGCATGCTGGACACGGCGCTGCAATCCGGGCTGCGGCCCGAGCAGATCCGGGAGCTCGCGGTCACCGGGTATCGACGAGCGGCGGAATTGGGCGCGCGGCTACCGCCACAGCAGGTGTTTGGTCGACGTGCGGGGTAGGCGTGGGTCGGGGTGGTGCGCCGTCGCGAAGCGGGTCAGACCTTGTCGACTTTCACCGCGTGTGCCATCTGGTGTGGCAGGGTGACGTTCTCGTGCCCCGGGATGACGATGGTCACGCCGCTATCCGCGTTGGTTTCGACGGTAACGCGCGCGTTGGGCACGACGCCGGCGTCTTTCAGTCGGGTGATCAGCTCGATATCGCCTTGCACGTGTTCGGCGAGCTGGCGGACCACCACTGCCACTGGCGATCCCGCTGGCAACTCGGTCAGCCGAACAAGGTTGGCACTGTCGGCACCGGACTCCGGGCCCACGCCGAGCTCCAACAGACCCGGAATCGGATTGCCGAAAGGCGACGTGGTCGGGCCGTTGAGCACCTTAACCAGCCGGCGCTCCACGTCCTCGCTCATGACGTGCTCCCACCGGCAGGCCTCGGCGTGCACTTCCTCCCACGGCAAGCCGATGACGTCAACCAGGAGGCGTTCGGCGAGGCGGTGCTTGCGCATCACGGCGATTGCCAGCGCACGGCCCTTGTCGGTGAGCTCGAGATGGCGGTCGCCTGCCACCCGCAATAGCCCGTCGCGCTCCATCCGGGATACCGTCTGGCTCACCGTCGGACCGCTTTGCTCAAGCCGTTCGGCGATCCGGGCGCGCAGCGGCGTTACTCCCTCTTCCTCGAGGTCATAGATCGTCCGCAGGTACATCTCGGTGGTGTCAACCAAGTCGTTCATTCACCCATCCTCCGTTGCCGCCGAGTCTACTTGGCCAGTTCCGTCAGTGGTTCGCCAAAACGCTCTCCGCAGCAGTATGCCCGCCGCAGGTCCGGCGGGCATAACGCTGTCCACAGCAGTATGCCCGCCGCTGGCGCGGCGGGCATACTGTCTGCTACCTAGTTCTTGATCGCTATCGGCGCGAAACCTCAACTGGCGTAGGCCCGCAGCCGATCGGCTCGCTCGCCGTGACGCAGCTTGCACATGACATCGCGCTCGATCTGGCGCACGCGCTCACGAGACAGTCCGAACAGTTTGCCGATCTGATCCAGGGTCCGTGGCTGCCCGTCATCGAGTCCGAACCGAAGTCGGATGACCTGATGTTCACGCTCATCCAACGTCGCCAGGACGCTGCGGATGTCGGTGTGCAACAGTTCGGAGATCACTGCGTTCTCCGCGGACATCGCTTCCGCGTCCTCGATGAAATCACCGAGTGGGGCCTCTTCCTCGGAGCCGACAGGCATATCCAGGCTCACCGGGTCGCGACTGTGCTCGAGCAGGTCGCTGATCTTCTCCATCGGAATCCCGGATTCGGCGGCCAGTTCCTCGTCGGTCGCCTCACGGCCCAGGTTCTGGTGCATTTCGCGCTTGATCCGCGCCAGCTTGTTCACCTGCTCAACCAAGTGGACGGGCAGCCGGATGGTACGGCTCTGGTCGGCCATGCCGCGGGTGATGGCCTGGCGGATCCACCAGGTGGCGTACGTCGAGAACTTGAATCCCTTTGCATAGTCGAACTTCTCCATCGCACGGATCAGCCCGAGGTTGCCCTCTTGGATCAGGTCCAGCAGCGGCATGCCGCGACCCGTGTAGCGCTTGGCCAGCGACACCACCAGCCGTAGGTTCGCTTCCAACAGGTGTCGGCGCGCAGCCTTGCCGTCGCGTGCCACTATCGCCAGGTCGCGCTTGCGGTTCTCGCCAAGGCGCTTGCGGGTTTCCAGCAGATGCTCGGCATAGAGTCCGGCTTCAATGCGCTTGGCCAGTTCGACTTCATCGGCCGCGTTCAGCAGCGCCGTCTTGCCGATGCCGTTCAGATAGACGCGCACCAAGTCCGCTGCGGGGCTTTGAGCATCCAGATCGCCGTCAACCCGGATTGTGGTGGCATTTACCATGGCGGCCTCCCGATAGGTTGTCCTGTCATGTGTGTTAACGACAGTTGTGGCGTCATAGTTCCCGCCGGGTCGCCAGCTCACCCCGTTTGACGTGCAGTTATGCGTTGATGACCTGAGAATGTCCTGAGAAGTCTGGTCGGTGCGGCCAGCCGGAAACTCGCGAGCCGTGGTACTAGCCGTGGTTCTGGAAGCCCGGCGAATCCGAATGCGGCGGGCGGCGGCGCGGCCGCTCGAGTGCTGGCCGCTCGGCGGTCGGGAACAACGGCGTGCGGCGCACGTCGTCGAATCGTCGCGGTTCGTCGGCGCTGCGGGGCGGTCGGTCGTTGGCGATCAGCACCGCCATCCAGGGCAGCGGGATCGAGGCAGC
It includes:
- a CDS encoding LysM peptidoglycan-binding domain-containing protein, with translation MTLIHAGAPSTARPRGPFNRPAGPPSVGRARVDRSRRPSPSRPEGPPLCYRGTGVGMSAAAHRRRPVSPATTLALALLAALITVWLGLVAHFGDLVNGGSADSGADMPDRLAVVRVEAGESLRDVAARVAPDAPVREVTSRIRELNALPSTTLATGQTLIAPVG
- the nrdR gene encoding transcriptional regulator NrdR → MHCPFCRHPDSRVIDSRETDEGQAIRRRRSCPECGRRFTTVETAVLAVVKRSGVTEPFSREKVISGVRRACQGCQVDDDALNLLAQQVEDSVRAAGSPEVPSHEVGLAILGPLRELDEVAYLRFASVYRSFSSADDFAREIEALRAHRNVSTPS
- a CDS encoding peroxynitrite isomerase, with translation MNRGGPDLHPDLAALAPLLGTWAGRGTGKYPTIQPFEYLEEVVFSHVGKPFLAYTQKTRAVADGKPLHAEAGYCRVPGPGRVELVLAHPSGITEIEVGTYSVNAEVIELELSTSSTGGIGLSPTAKEVTALGRRISVEGDELSYSVQMGAVGQPLQDHLAAVLRRRC
- a CDS encoding PhzF family phenazine biosynthesis protein gives rise to the protein MAIEVTVLRVFSDAHGNFGNPLGVVDASKVEPADRQQLATQLGYSETIFVDLPAAGSTTAHATIYTPSLEIPFAGHPTVGASWWLREAGTPLNTLQVPAGIVQVSYQGDLTSISARSEWAPEFAIHDLDSLDALAGADPADFSDDIAHYLWTWADPTAGALRARMFAANLGVPEDEATGSAAIRITDYLSRDLTITQGKGSLIQTTWSPEGWVRVAGHVVNDGVRQVD
- a CDS encoding alpha/beta fold hydrolase; the encoded protein is MTERKRNLRAVRDVATPTLQRQTIHGYRRAFRIAGSGPAILLIHGIGDNSTTWKGIQAKLAQRFTVIAPDLLGHGQSDKPRADYSVAAYANGMRDLLSVLDIERVTIVGHSLGGGVAMQFAYQFPQLVERLILVSVGGVTKDVNVVFRLASLPMGSEAMALLRLPLVLPAVQMAGRLVGKMIGTTGLEQDLLNVLRILDDLPEPTASAAFGRTLRAVVDWRGQIVTMLDRCYLTQAIPVQIIWGTKDVVVPVRHAHMAHAAMPGSRLEIFDGSGHFPFHDDPARFIDVVQRFIDDTTPSEYDQAALRALLRQGGGEETVTGSADTRVAVLNAIGSDERSAT
- a CDS encoding proteasome assembly chaperone family protein produces the protein MADDHGPDQTQDYQPGQPGMYELEFPAPQLSTSDGRGPVLVHALEGFSDAGHAIRLAAAHLKAALDPELVASFAIDDLLDYRSRRPVMTFKIDHFTNYDDPDLSLYALHDSVGTPFLLLAGMEPDLKWERFITAVRLLAERLGVRQTIGLGTVPMAVPHTRPITMTAHSNNPDLIADFQPWISEIQVPGSASNLLEYRMAQHGHEVVGFTVHVPHYLTQTDYPAAAQALLEQVAKTGSLDLPLTALTEAAEQIGAKIDEQVQASAEVAQVVTALERQYDAFIDAQENRSLLKRDEDLPSGDELGAEFERFLAQQAEKKFDEDDPA
- the sthA gene encoding Si-specific NAD(P)(+) transhydrogenase; this encodes MREYDLIVIGSGPGGQKAAIAAAKLGKSVALVERGRMLGGVCVNTGTIPSKTLREAVVYLTGLSQRELYGASYRVKDKITPADLLARTQHVIGKQVDVVRSQLMRNRIDMILGHARFVDPHTVLVEEDAQGERITVTGDYIIIATGTKPARPSGVEFDETRVLDSDGILDLKSLPASMAVVGAGVIGIEYASMFAALGTKVTVIEKRDTMLDFCDREIVEALKFHLRDLAVTFRFGEEVTAVDVGSAGTVTTLASGKQIPAETVMYSAGREGQTEHLDLDNAGLETDHRGRVFVDDEFQTKVDHIYAVGDVIGFPALAATSMDQGRLAAYHAFGEPTEGITALQPIGIYSIPEISYVGATEKDLTKNSIPYEVGVARYRELARGQIAGDSYGMLKLLVSTEDRTLLGAHIFGTSATEMVHIGQAVMGCGGTVDYLVDAVFNYPTFSEAYKVAALDVTNKMRALSQFRS
- a CDS encoding DUF4192 domain-containing protein — translated: MTNHRTDFDIHRPGALIAALPAVLGFVPEKSLVLVSLENGGLGSVMRADLSAKLSERVEQLAELAAASDPKAAIAVIVDADADAACCPQCNEEQRQLCAALNAALSRRDIVLWAAHVVDRIAVGGRWHCVDGCGSGGVIDDPSASPLALAAVLDGRRLYPRRADLEAVIAIDERAHSAELAAAITQQSAARQIAHHADPIGCCRRDVEDTVTAAAQLADGQPLSEMELVRLGCAVSDAQVRDALYGLAIGERAAEAESLWAVLARMLPEPWRVQALVLLAFSAYARGDGPLAGVSLQAALRSDPGDRMAGMLDTALQSGLRPEQIRELAVTGYRRAAELGARLPPQQVFGRRAG
- a CDS encoding metal-dependent transcriptional regulator, with translation MNDLVDTTEMYLRTIYDLEEEGVTPLRARIAERLEQSGPTVSQTVSRMERDGLLRVAGDRHLELTDKGRALAIAVMRKHRLAERLLVDVIGLPWEEVHAEACRWEHVMSEDVERRLVKVLNGPTTSPFGNPIPGLLELGVGPESGADSANLVRLTELPAGSPVAVVVRQLAEHVQGDIELITRLKDAGVVPNARVTVETNADSGVTIVIPGHENVTLPHQMAHAVKVDKV
- the sigB gene encoding sigma-70 family RNA polymerase sigma factor SigB, which translates into the protein MVNATTIRVDGDLDAQSPAADLVRVYLNGIGKTALLNAADEVELAKRIEAGLYAEHLLETRKRLGENRKRDLAIVARDGKAARRHLLEANLRLVVSLAKRYTGRGMPLLDLIQEGNLGLIRAMEKFDYAKGFKFSTYATWWIRQAITRGMADQSRTIRLPVHLVEQVNKLARIKREMHQNLGREATDEELAAESGIPMEKISDLLEHSRDPVSLDMPVGSEEEAPLGDFIEDAEAMSAENAVISELLHTDIRSVLATLDEREHQVIRLRFGLDDGQPRTLDQIGKLFGLSRERVRQIERDVMCKLRHGERADRLRAYAS